Proteins from one Scyliorhinus canicula chromosome 6, sScyCan1.1, whole genome shotgun sequence genomic window:
- the LOC119967297 gene encoding collagen alpha-1(X) chain-like, whose translation MISKQITVLLLLLTLNLIYGMGYNAARQRRKGYGGSDSDGIDSDGDDSYSSEGIKRGPRGYPGPPGSQGPSGSPGIGLRGAPGNPGPRGPPGQSTTGKTGAPGAPGRPGAKGSPGEKGDNGTPGKPGEKGSAGQKGSPGSPGLSVTGKAGSQGPPGHSGPAGQPGAKGKSGSPGQPGPKGEKGSGAPGQPGEKGSPGPRGPSGQDGSKGIGRPGSPGSPGKPGSNGENGAPGSPGKSGAQGQKGPPGPPGQSRTGNPGHKGEPGSPGSPGSKGSQGQRGSAGEPGKPGIGKPGNPGPKGEPGPAGTNGYPGETGKKGEAGRPGAQGPPGPYGPPGQMGPKGHPGQNGSPGSKGNPGPPGPQGFQGLKGQPGPGGAPGKSGSQGQPGSPGAEGQQGVPGRKGDPGLSGSPGKSGGPGAPGTPGYPGKDGLRGPVGAQGPRGIPGHQGSPGYPGEKGEPGPPGNPGNYYGKISGEPPGSPAREGPPGPPGRPGPPGPPGKIIVQSEKHDNNDVSVPAFTAILSHSFSSAGKPVVFDKLLINSNNNYDPSTGIFTCKIPGIYQFSYHIQVEGASVWIGLYKNDKAVMYTFDDYKKAYIDQASGSAILSLRKKDKVYIQLPSKEFNGLYSSEEKCSSFSGYLIAPS comes from the exons ATGATTTCAAAACAAATCACTGTGCTTCTGTTATTGCTCACACTGAACCTGATTTATGGAATGGGATACAATGCTGCACGTCAACGTCGGAAAGGCTATGGTG GGAGTGACTCAGATGGAATCGATTCAGATGGAGATGATTCATACAGTTCAGAAG gaataaagcgTGGGCCACGTGGTTACCCAGGTCCTCCAGGATCACAGGGTCCATCAGGAAGTCCAGGAATCGGACTGCGAGGGGCCCCTGGTAACCCTGGACCACGAGGACCACCAGGGCAGTCAACTACAGGAAAAACAGGTGCTCCAGGAGCACCAGGAAGGCCAGGCGCAAAGGGATCACCAGGAGAAAAAGGTGACAATGGAACTCCTGGGAAACCAGGAGAAAAGGGCAGTGCAGGACAAAAAGGATCTCCCGGCTCACCCGGATTGTCAGTGACAGGTAAAGCAGGCTCCCAAGGGCCACCAGGTCATTCAGGACCGGCAGGGCAACCTGGAGCAAAAGGAAAGTCAGGGAGTCCAGGTCAACCAGGGCCAAAAGGAGAAAAAGGTTCTGGCGCCCCAGGTCAGCCAGGTGAAAAAGGTTCTCCAGGACCCAGAGGGCCATCAGGTCAAGATGGATCAAAAGGAATAGGAAGACCTGGGTCCCCAGGGTCCCCTGGCAAACCAGGATCAAATGGTGAAAACGGTGCCCCAGGTTCACCAGGAAAATCAGGAGCACAAGGTCAAAAGGGGCCACCAGGACCACCTGGGCAATCAAGAACTGGAAATCCTGGGCACAAAGGAGAACCAGGGTCACCAGGATCTCCTGGATCAAAGGGTTCACAGGGTCAACGAGGTTCAGCTGGGGAACCAGGAAAGCCAGGCATTGGAAAACCTGGAAATCCTGGTCCTAAGGGAGAGCCTGGCCCTGCAGGCACAAATGGCTATCCTGGAGAAACAGGGAAAAAAGGAGAAGCAGGTCGTCCTGGAGCACAAGGGCCACCAGGACCATATGGTCCACCAGGCCAGATGGGTCCTAAAGGGCATCCAGGACAAAATGGTTCACCAGGATCAAAAGGTAATCCAGGACCACCAGGTCCACAAGGATTTCAAGGCCTAAAGGGCCAGCCAGGCCCAGGTGGTGCACCAGGAAAATCAGGATCTCAAGGACAACCAGGTAGCCCAGGCGCAGAGGGTCAACAAGGAGTTCCTGGTCGTAAAGGTGACCCAGGACTATCGGGATCACCTGGTAAATCAGGGGGTCCAGGAGCTCCAGGaacacctgggtaccctggaaaAGACGGACTGAGAGGACCTGTTGGAGCACAAGGTCCAAGAGGGATACCTGGACATCAAGGATCTCCTGGTTATCCTGGGGAAAAAGGAGAACCTGGTCCTCCtggtaatccaggtaattattaTGGAAAGATTTCAGGCGAACCACCTGGTTCACCTGCAAGGGAAGGACCACCAGGTCCTCCAGGACGTCCTGGACCACCAGGTCCACCTGGAAAAATTATTGTGCAATCGGAAAAGCATGACAATAATGATGTTTCTGTTCCCGCATTCACAGCCATCCTTTCTCATTCATTTTCATCAGCAGGCAAACCAGTAGTGTTTGACAAACTATTAATCAACTCAAATAATAATTATGATCCATCTACTGGGATTTTTACATGCAAAATACCTGGCATCTATCAATTTTCTTATCATATACAAGTCGAAGGTGCAAGTGTTTGGATTGGATTATACAAAAATGACAAAGCCGTAATGTACACTTTTGATGACTATAAAAAAGCTTATATTGATCAGGCCTCAGGGAGTGCTATATTAAGCCTACGTAAAAAAGACAAAGTTTACATTCAGTTACCTTCAAAAGAATTCAATGGTTTATATTCATCTGAAGAGAAATGTTCCTCCTTCTCAGGTTATCTAATTGCTCCATCATGA